In Exiguobacterium sibiricum 7-3, a genomic segment contains:
- a CDS encoding aminotransferase: MKHLSERVERLAPSGIRRFFDLAGSMEDVISLGVGEPDFVTPWNVREASFAALEQGYTAYSANAGLVELRQEIRLYMQEKFSIDYQVSDEIIVTTGASEGLDLAFRTLINPGDEVIVVEPAFVSYAPLIELAGGIPIAAACRAEDGFTIQPETIEAVITDRTKAIIFCFPSNPTGSVMTRDQLADLALLAKKHDLYVISDEIYAELSYEDEPTCFATLPDMRERTIVINGFSKAFAMTGWRLGFTCAPPAISQAMLKVHQYGMMCAPTLVQFAGIEALRSRHKTVPDMVRSYRQRRNYFVKALNDAGLPTHSPGGAFYAFPYIGGTGLTSEEFAEQLLIAERVAVVPGSVFGASGEGYVRASYASSIEQLQQAIHRINRFMQHLNQKQVELSNPSR, from the coding sequence ATGAAACACTTATCTGAACGTGTCGAACGGTTGGCCCCTTCCGGCATCCGGCGGTTTTTCGACTTAGCCGGTTCGATGGAAGACGTCATTTCCCTCGGTGTCGGTGAACCGGATTTCGTCACTCCCTGGAATGTCCGGGAAGCAAGTTTTGCTGCTCTCGAACAAGGTTACACGGCATACAGCGCCAATGCCGGATTGGTCGAATTACGACAGGAAATCCGCTTGTACATGCAAGAGAAATTTTCGATTGACTATCAGGTCTCGGACGAAATCATTGTCACGACCGGCGCTTCGGAAGGGCTTGATTTAGCGTTTCGGACATTGATCAATCCCGGAGACGAAGTCATCGTCGTCGAACCTGCCTTTGTCTCGTACGCTCCGTTGATCGAACTTGCAGGCGGCATCCCGATTGCAGCAGCCTGTCGTGCAGAAGATGGATTTACGATTCAGCCGGAAACGATTGAAGCGGTCATCACAGACCGGACAAAAGCGATCATCTTTTGTTTCCCGTCCAATCCGACCGGTTCCGTCATGACACGCGATCAATTGGCCGATCTCGCGTTACTTGCCAAGAAACATGATCTTTATGTCATCAGCGATGAAATCTACGCTGAACTTTCTTATGAAGACGAGCCGACTTGTTTTGCGACCCTTCCCGATATGCGGGAACGGACGATTGTCATCAACGGGTTTTCTAAAGCCTTTGCGATGACCGGTTGGCGGCTCGGTTTTACCTGTGCCCCGCCCGCTATCAGCCAGGCGATGCTGAAAGTTCATCAGTACGGCATGATGTGTGCCCCGACGCTCGTTCAATTCGCCGGAATCGAAGCCTTACGCTCGCGTCACAAGACGGTTCCGGACATGGTCCGCAGTTACCGGCAACGGCGGAACTATTTCGTCAAAGCCTTAAATGACGCCGGACTGCCGACCCATTCACCGGGTGGGGCGTTTTATGCCTTCCCGTACATCGGCGGGACTGGTTTGACGAGCGAGGAATTCGCAGAGCAACTGTTGATTGCGGAACGCGTCGCTGTCGTCCCCGGTTCTGTATTCGGCGCAAGCGGTGAAGGCTACGTCCGTGCAAGCTATGCCAGTTCGATCGAACAGCTCCAACAGGCGATTCACCGAATCAACCGTTTCATGCAACACTTGAACCAGAAACAAGTCGAGTTATCTAATCCCTCAAGATGA
- a CDS encoding Lrp/AsnC family transcriptional regulator: MIIVYTDKQLELLELLTQNGPIDHALAAQMLDLTEEEVVSSLEAFKQDGVLLGYTAVIDWQKIHAHHGVTAFIDVKVTPKRGRGFDEVAERIHRFPEVTSLYLMSGAYDLQVVLDGKSLQEVSQFVSEKLSTLDSVISTTTHFRLKTYKHDGVLFSQDDGDKRLKVSP, translated from the coding sequence GTGATTATCGTGTATACAGATAAACAATTGGAATTACTTGAATTATTGACGCAGAATGGACCGATCGATCACGCCCTTGCTGCTCAGATGCTGGACCTGACGGAAGAAGAAGTAGTGTCGTCGCTTGAGGCATTCAAACAAGATGGCGTCCTGCTCGGTTATACAGCCGTCATCGACTGGCAAAAAATCCATGCTCACCATGGCGTGACAGCTTTCATCGATGTCAAAGTGACACCGAAACGGGGACGCGGCTTTGATGAGGTCGCAGAACGCATCCACCGGTTCCCGGAAGTGACGTCACTCTATTTGATGTCAGGCGCATACGATTTACAAGTCGTCCTTGATGGGAAATCCCTGCAGGAAGTATCGCAGTTCGTCTCAGAAAAATTATCGACACTCGATTCCGTCATTTCGACGACAACACATTTCCGTCTCAAAACGTATAAACATGACGGTGTTTTATTCAGCCAGGATGACGGGGACAAACGATTGAAGGTGTCTCCATGA
- a CDS encoding glycosyltransferase family 2 protein, translating into MPMVSVIIPTYNRLRELREALTALTKQIYQDFEVIILNNNGEPLTSVVADFQDKLTITAIDLPENHHVRARNHGVSLANGRYILLHDDDDLLLPSHIEEAVGDLEAGADLTYVDAELFTYDWQQDHRVVKTTEPFAYPYDREAMKEDSTYIPSGSLYRKSLHEELGLFDEDVFNYWDWDWILRVGQDHLVLHPARATVLYAFNPSGNHQSAKQDASRRVYFERLVEKHELPTTEMKNFHIVQEERRSRLRETRRTFSGHLTESE; encoded by the coding sequence ATGCCGATGGTCTCAGTCATCATCCCCACATATAACCGGTTGCGTGAGTTGCGCGAAGCACTGACCGCACTGACAAAACAAATCTATCAGGATTTTGAAGTCATCATCTTGAACAATAATGGAGAGCCGCTGACTTCCGTCGTTGCCGATTTTCAGGACAAACTGACGATCACAGCAATTGATTTGCCGGAAAATCACCATGTCCGGGCACGAAACCACGGTGTCTCGTTAGCAAACGGAAGATATATCCTTCTCCACGACGATGATGATCTGTTGTTACCTTCACATATCGAAGAAGCCGTCGGCGATCTCGAAGCCGGAGCGGACTTGACGTACGTCGATGCGGAACTGTTCACCTACGACTGGCAGCAGGATCACCGCGTCGTCAAAACAACGGAACCGTTCGCCTATCCGTATGATCGGGAAGCCATGAAAGAGGATTCGACCTATATCCCGTCCGGTTCCCTCTATCGAAAGTCGCTTCACGAAGAGCTTGGTTTATTTGACGAAGACGTCTTCAACTATTGGGACTGGGACTGGATCTTACGGGTCGGACAAGATCATCTCGTCCTGCACCCCGCCCGTGCGACTGTCCTGTATGCCTTTAATCCGTCCGGCAATCATCAATCCGCAAAACAGGATGCCTCACGTCGCGTCTATTTTGAGCGTCTTGTGGAAAAACACGAACTGCCGACGACGGAAATGAAAAATTTTCATATCGTCCAAGAAGAACGCCGCTCCCGTCTCCGTGAAACACGGCGAACGTTTAGCGGCCATTTGACAGAAAGTGAGTGA